TATCTTTACCTGGCTTTCCAATAGTTGGAGGATGAATAAATCCTATTTTTTCACCTAACTCAACTGTTATGATATTTTTTGCAAATTCTCTAAAATCAATTTTCTCATTATAGTTAATTTCTTTTTTTTCAATATCTAAATTTTTATATATCTCAACATAACCAGGATCTCCTTTTGATGGAGGTATTGCTTCTGCTATTAAAATAGATTGATTATATATTGGATTTACAACTAATGATTTTAAAACATCATATTTAATTCCAACTTTTATATTCGCGTTTTTTAAAGCATTATATAACTCATTTTCAGTAGATATTCTACCGTCATATAATAAAGATATATATGCTTTTTTATAGTCTTCAGATGTATGGATTTTTATAATAGCCATTATTAGTCCCCCAATTTTTTTGTTAAAACTAATAAATTCCCTTCTTCATTTATATCTTTCCATATTATGTTATCAAAAACCTGAGATATAATATGTACTCCTAATCCATGATCTTTTATATCATCTAAATCTCTAGATTTTATTTTTGCAATATCAACTTTTTCACCAAAATCTCTAATATATACATTGAACATAGAATTAATCAATTCAAATTTAATAATAATTTTTTTATACTCGTCAAAATTGTAAGTATGTTCAATTACATTAGCTACAGCTTCATTTAAAGCTAATTCCATAAAGAATATTTGTTCATTGTCATTATAATCATTTAATTTAAGAAAATATTTCATAGTTTCACGTAAAATCTTAATATATTTTGTTTTACTTAAAATTTCTAATTCTATATAGTCCATATTATCCCCCTAAACAACAATGAATTTAGCTTTCCAATTTCCGATTTTGTTTCTTCCGTTTTTTATATTAAAATCTTTAGCAATATCCTTTTTTATTAATATAATTTTAGGTTTTAAATCCTTTAAAATATCAATACCATGTTTGTATAGATAGTAAGGATATAAATCTTCAGGAATCTTTAATAAATCTTTGTTTAAAAGATGTTCAAAATTAAAATCTAATTTTTCTAATAACTTTTTTTTTCTTTTTTCTAAAGATTTAAGCCTCAAATTTTCAGCTTCTTTTAATGAAAATTCACATCCGCAATATAACTGTCTATAAATATTATTTGTTTTACAAAACTTTGCCCCTTCAGAAATAGAATTATTTGATCTAAAATTTTCATAATAAAAATTTATGTTATATTCTTTACATAAATTTTCAGCTATTTCTTTTATATCATTATGATCCTTTCTTGGACTAGATAATAATGTTGTAGAAAAATATGTATAACCAAGTTCTTTCGCCTTTATTACTGTTTTTTTCATTCTAATATACATACATTTATAACATCTTTTTTTTTCGTCTTTAACATCAATATTTTTTACTTCATCTAAAAAATCATTGTGAGTATATTCTGATTTAATTTCCTCAAAGCTCCACATTTTTTTTAATTTTAAAAAAGCATTATACCTTTTTTCATATTCGGTATAGGGAAAAATATTAGGATTGTAAAAAAAAGATGTATATTCAATATTTTTTTCTTTTAATTTTTTATGAGCTAAAACTAAATCAGGCGCACAACAAACATGCAAAAAAATTTTCAAAACTCTACAACTCCTTTTATTTGATTAATTTGAAAATTTGTTAATATATCTTTTAAATCGTCTAAAGTATTTATATTCTTTATTTTCCTATAATTTATAATTTTTAGAGCTGTTTTTTCACCTATACTTGGTAATTTTATTAAATCTTCATATGTTGCTTTGTTTATATTTATTTTTTTGTTTTCTTTAAGTATATAAATAGTTTCTGATAAATAAAAATAAGATTTTATTTTTTCAAAAGTTTTTTCTCCAATGCCAGGAACTTTTTTCAAATCATCAACAGAAGAAAAACCAAAATTTTCATAATATTCTTTAATTTTTAGAGCTTTTTTATATCCAATACCAGGTATTTTTATTAATTCATCTATTGTAAAGTTTGCTAAGTCAATTTTACTATACTGATAATTCTCAACTTTAGGTTGAGAATTAAAGTGTATATATAAATTTAGGAAAAAAACTAATAGTATTATGATAAAAAAAATAATTTTATTCTTCATAATTTCCTATTAAATTAAAACTTTTTATAAACCTATCTTTTACACTTAATCCAGTTAACTGTAAAATGTTTTCTTCATCTATGTAATTTTCCATATAGTTTTTAGCATCATTGATATTAGTAAATAAACCGGCACATATAGCAAAATAATTTTTACCGCTATTTTTAAATCTTCCATTATATACAAAAACGGGTATTCCTGCATTTCTTAGTGTTAGAGCAGTAAAAAATGCGTCTTCTTCTGTTAAATACAATCTTAATTGTATAGTATAAACTGTTTGAGTATTAAAATTTTGATTTTCTGAATAAAAAGTATATAAAGTTGTAGAAATAGGAGTAAGAAAATAATTTATGTTATTTTCTATTGAATTTACACTATTAAAAAAAGCATCATTTTTATTTAGTATTGTTAATCCGCCTAAATCATTATTTTTAAAGCTGCTTTTAGCATTTTTTATTAAATAATATATATCAACATTCTTTTTTTCAATAATCCCTTTTGGTTTAATATTAAGAAACTTATTTATTTCTTCAATATTTAGGGTTATATCTTTCATATTAAAAATTTTTGAGGAATTAACATCAACATTTTTTGTTTTTAATTCATTTATTTGTATTTCTAAATTTCTAATCTTGTATTTTAGATATAAAGTATAAGAAGTTAAAATAGCTAAAAACATTGGTATAATAAATAAAAATATTGTAATTATAATTAATCCCCAATCTTTTCTTTTTTTTATCACAAAAATCCACCTCTAAAATAATCTTTAACTTCCTTAATAACCGATAATAGATCATCTTTAGGAATTCTATATTTTATTAATTTGCCAGAAGAAGTATATAAAATGAAATCTTTATCATTTAAGTCTAAATCAATCTTTTCTATTAATTTATATGATATATCAAAATTATTCGTAAGTTCTTTTTCAATTTTTTCAAACTCCTCAAAACTCAAAAATCCATAATACCATGAAATATATAATTCAATTAAAAAACTAAGTCCAAAAACATTTAAATAATTATTGTTGAATCCAGACTTTTTATTATAAAATAATAAAGTTATAGTTTCTCCTGGAAAAATATCACCTTCATTTTTTAAATAATAAACCCATTGTTTTAATGAATAATATAAATAATCTTCTAAGTCCAAAACTGAAAAATTGAATTTTGAATAGTTTAAAGATAATTCGGCAATTTTTGAATTCATAATTTTTCCTAGAATATAAGGTACAATAAACATATTTTTAAAATTTGTTTTTGAAATTGATTCAAATAGTATAGTATCTATAAATACATTTTTAGGATAACCTTTAATTGTTAATAAATCTTTTTTCCAGTTGAAATTTAAATAATATTTACCTTTTAAAGGTGGCATAATAGCAGAATTTAAGTTTGATGGAAAAAAAGAATAATCAGTAATGTTAATATTCTCTAAGGTGTATCCTAAAAGTTCTAATGTAGTATATCCACCAAATACTAAAGCAGAATTTATATTATTTTCTGTAAATTTTATTAAAAAATTTAAATACTTATCTAAATTTTTTAGATTTTCATTACCAATTACAGATATTGAATTAATTAAATTTAACTTATCAATAATTTCTATTTTTTTATCATAAATAATATAATTATTATATCTTTTATTGTTTATATACTTACTATAATAGTTATGTCCAATTAGAATCTCAATAGAATCACCATTTTTTGTTTCAAATAAAATATTCTTCAAAAAGTCCACCTCTAAAAATTATATTAATAAGCCATCAAACAAATTACCAATTACTGATTCAGTAACTTGTGATGAAAATCCACCTTCTTGAACGAATAGCTTAGGAATATTTAAATAAGAAATCATTCCACCTATTTCCTTGTAATCTTCATTTTTTAAATTAAAAGTAGTGCTAGAATCATTTTCATGTGTATTTGAACCAAAAGGTATAATTAAAAAATCTGGATCAAAATCTTCTATTTCTAACAATGCTTTTTCTAAAACTCTTAAATAAGTTCTACCGTTGATATTATCTTTTAATGGGAAATTTATATTGTATCCTCTTCCATTACCGTCTCCAATTTCCCATTCATAACCAGAAATATAAGGATAATGATTGGATGGATTTCCATGAATACTAATAGTTAAAACAGTATTATCATCATAAAAAATTTCTTGAGTTCCGTTTCCTGCATAAAAATCTAAGTCGAGTATTGCAACATAAACATCTCCGTTTTTTTGCAAATATCTTGTGGCTAATGCTGCATTATTAAAATATGCTCCACCACCACAAGAGGATATTCCGGCATGATGTCCTAAAGGTCTTGAACATGAATATACTAATTCTTCACCTTCTAATAACATAGAAGCACCAGTTAATGCGCATTTTGCACTTATCCATGCCATTTCAAATGTATTTTTATTAATTGGAGTTTTACTATCAATAGCCATATCATATCCAAATATATTTGGGAAATATTCTTGATTATCATCTAAATAATATTGCTTCTCTTTTAACCAATTAACAAAATCTAAAGAATGTACAAAATACAAATATGATCGCGGAAAATCTTTTGATCCAACAATAATATCTCCATATTTTAATTGTATTATTTCTTTGATAACCTCAATTCTTCCAGGTTTGTCCTTATTTTCTATTAATTTGAATCCATCAAATTCATGTTTAGGTGAATAAAAAACATGTCTTGGATCATATATAAATTTCATTTTCATTCCTCCATTTCGGAAATTAAGTTTAACCTATTTTCATGTCTGCCTCCTTCAAAAGAAGTTTTTAAAAATGTATCTACTGTCCATTCTGCAAGTTCAAAACCCATTGTTCTTCCACCTAATACTAAAATATTAGCATTATTATGTTGTCGAGCTAATTCTGCCATTTTTGGATAGTAAGCTAAAGCAGCTCGTATTCCTTTAACTTTGTTTGCAGCAATTGACATTCCTAATCCTGTACCACACATCAAAATGCCAAAATCCGCTTCTTTATTTACAATTCTGTCTGCGACTTTTTTTGCATATATTGGATAATCAACTCTATCATTATTATATGGACCTTCATCAATTACTTCAATTCCTTTTTTTTCTAAATATTTTTTAATATGTTCTTTCATAGAAAATGCTGCGTGATCAGAACCAATAGATATTTTCATCTATTATCACCTCTTTTAATTTTAATGTTCCTATTATAGAATTACCTTTTAAAATAATTATAGTATTCTTTTCATAATCTAAATAATCTGATTTAACATACAATATTAATAAATCTTTAGAACTTTTTATATTAATATTAGGATTACATTTTATGTATTTTAAATTATCATATAATATTATATCACCATTAATTAATTCTCCGTTTAATTCTATAATTCCATATTTTTTATTATCTTTTATGGATATACCTCTAGGATTTCCTGAAATTTCTATATATCCTTTTTTTTCTAAAGATTTTAAATGGGAAAAAACAGTAGAAACACTTTTTAATCCAAAAAAATTCATTATTTCTCT
This genomic interval from Marinitoga sp. 38H-ov contains the following:
- a CDS encoding epoxyqueuosine reductase QueH, with the protein product MKIFLHVCCAPDLVLAHKKLKEKNIEYTSFFYNPNIFPYTEYEKRYNAFLKLKKMWSFEEIKSEYTHNDFLDEVKNIDVKDEKKRCYKCMYIRMKKTVIKAKELGYTYFSTTLLSSPRKDHNDIKEIAENLCKEYNINFYYENFRSNNSISEGAKFCKTNNIYRQLYCGCEFSLKEAENLRLKSLEKRKKKLLEKLDFNFEHLLNKDLLKIPEDLYPYYLYKHGIDILKDLKPKIILIKKDIAKDFNIKNGRNKIGNWKAKFIVV
- a CDS encoding helix-hairpin-helix domain-containing protein; translation: MKNKIIFFIIILLVFFLNLYIHFNSQPKVENYQYSKIDLANFTIDELIKIPGIGYKKALKIKEYYENFGFSSVDDLKKVPGIGEKTFEKIKSYFYLSETIYILKENKKININKATYEDLIKLPSIGEKTALKIINYRKIKNINTLDDLKDILTNFQINQIKGVVEF
- a CDS encoding histone deacetylase family protein, with amino-acid sequence MKFIYDPRHVFYSPKHEFDGFKLIENKDKPGRIEVIKEIIQLKYGDIIVGSKDFPRSYLYFVHSLDFVNWLKEKQYYLDDNQEYFPNIFGYDMAIDSKTPINKNTFEMAWISAKCALTGASMLLEGEELVYSCSRPLGHHAGISSCGGGAYFNNAALATRYLQKNGDVYVAILDLDFYAGNGTQEIFYDDNTVLTISIHGNPSNHYPYISGYEWEIGDGNGRGYNINFPLKDNINGRTYLRVLEKALLEIEDFDPDFLIIPFGSNTHENDSSTTFNLKNEDYKEIGGMISYLNIPKLFVQEGGFSSQVTESVIGNLFDGLLI
- a CDS encoding ATP-binding protein; this encodes MDYIELEILSKTKYIKILRETMKYFLKLNDYNDNEQIFFMELALNEAVANVIEHTYNFDEYKKIIIKFELINSMFNVYIRDFGEKVDIAKIKSRDLDDIKDHGLGVHIISQVFDNIIWKDINEEGNLLVLTKKLGD
- the rpiB gene encoding ribose 5-phosphate isomerase B, with product MKISIGSDHAAFSMKEHIKKYLEKKGIEVIDEGPYNNDRVDYPIYAKKVADRIVNKEADFGILMCGTGLGMSIAANKVKGIRAALAYYPKMAELARQHNNANILVLGGRTMGFELAEWTVDTFLKTSFEGGRHENRLNLISEMEE